In Boudabousia tangfeifanii, the DNA window AGGCCTTTTATCCTAAAAGGAGAAACGATGGATCGGGTAGAAACGGCTTTAGAAAAGAAGTCAGAACATTTACCGAAATCAGCTAAGGAGTTAGCTGGAAAATTTCAACCATCAGACCTACTTGGACTTGCTGATGAGAAAAGTGTGAACCAAGCTCTAACTGAACTCAGCTTCGATTCGGGTATCGCACCGTATCTGGCAAAAGCAGAGTGGAACCAGGAAACTGGCTGGCATGATGCACAGCTAACTTCAATTGATGACTTCGAACTTTCACCAGCAGCGCCGGTGCTCCATTATTCTCAGGAAATCTTTGAAGGGCTAAAAGCTTATCGTCATCCTGATGGTGGCATCTATCTTTTCCGTCCACAGTTTAATGCGGCTAGATTTAATCAATCCGCTCTACGTATGGCTATGCCCGAACTACCTGAAGAGCTTTTTATTTCTTCGTTGATTGATCTTGTTACCCACGATTCACGATGGGTACCAGAAACTGAAGGTGCCTCATTGTATCTTCGTCCTACTATGGTATCGACTGGTCAACGACTTTCTGTGAGTGCTGCGAAGGAATATCGCTATTTCTGTTTAGGCAGTCCGGTGGGACCATACTTCTCTAATGACTTATCGCCGGTGCCGGTATGGGTGACCAAGAAATATCATCGAGCCATGCGAGGCGGAACAGGTGCCGCTAAAACTGGTGGTAACTATGCGGGAGCAATGCTCGCGGGAGAAGAAGCGATTGCACATGGCTGTGCTCAAGCATTGTTCCTAGATGCAGCAACTAGCACCTATCTTGAAGAGTTGGGGGGAATGAACCTCTTTGTGGTATACGCTGATGGCAGTGTTGCTACTCCAGCCCTAACCGGCACCATTCTCGAGGGCGGAACCCGCTGGGCGATCATTCAGTTGCTTCGAGAGAATGGTCATCAAGTCATGGAAACAACCATTTCTCTTCCGCAACTGATAGAGCAGATTGAAAGTGGGGAAGTTACTGAAATGTTTGCTTGCGGTACCGCTGCCGTAGTCGCTCCCTTTGCTTTGCTTCGTGGAGATGATTTTGAAGTGGCTTTACCGGAAATGAAACTAAGTCGAAGTGTTTATCAGCAGCTGACGGATATTCAGTTTGGATTGGCGGCAGACGAACACGGTTGGATGTATCGGATTGCTTGATGTTTATTGTGGCCGATCAAAAGATTTTGATCGGCCACAATAAACGTAAAAATCCATCTGCTGTTATCTAGTAGCAACTTTGAGTTTGCTAACAACCACTCGTTGTTGCTCGTTGCTGGCTTCGCGGTCGATCAGCGCCCAAATAGCCCAGTCATAATCTCCGTCTTCATCTACTATTGTTTGAATTGCAAGCTCATAGTTGCCAACCTGTATGCCTTCAAGATCCGACCAGAGCTTAAGTAAATCAGCTGTCTCTAATTTTCGCTGCCATTCGAAATAGGTGGCCGAGCGGGCTTCCTGATCAATGATTATTTCTTCATGATCTTGGAAGTAGCGACCTAAAACTAGATCCCAATCATCATCACTCCAGCCAGCGATGGCAAGGTCACCTAGCTTTTCTACTCGATCAGCACTCATCTTGGTTATTAGATCGAAAAGTAGATTTCGAATTTCTTTCCCGAATTTGTGTGGGTTTGCGCTAAATGGAACTTCACCATTTTCATTAGCACCAAAAGCTAGTTCCTGATTTTCGTCAGCACTTTCACTGGTGGAAGGAGCTGTACCACTGGCTAAGGCGTCCCATTCGTCAAGTAGTGAGGAGTCAACCGAGCGTACTAGTTGGCCTAGCCAATCCACGATTCTTTGTACTTCGTCCGTAGAGTACTCCGGTGGAATTACTTGTCGACAAGCGCGATAAGCGTCGGTTAGATAGCGTAAGATAACGCCCTCGGCCCCTGGAATCTGGTAGTGAGCGATAAGTTCGCTGAAAGTCATTGCGTTTTCTACTAGATAACGCACTACAGATTTGGGTTTTAGCTCTTCGTCGCTAACCCATGGGTTAGCTTTAGCAAACATGGAAAAGGCTGGGTCCAGTAGA includes these proteins:
- a CDS encoding branched-chain amino acid aminotransferase, translating into MDRVETALEKKSEHLPKSAKELAGKFQPSDLLGLADEKSVNQALTELSFDSGIAPYLAKAEWNQETGWHDAQLTSIDDFELSPAAPVLHYSQEIFEGLKAYRHPDGGIYLFRPQFNAARFNQSALRMAMPELPEELFISSLIDLVTHDSRWVPETEGASLYLRPTMVSTGQRLSVSAAKEYRYFCLGSPVGPYFSNDLSPVPVWVTKKYHRAMRGGTGAAKTGGNYAGAMLAGEEAIAHGCAQALFLDAATSTYLEELGGMNLFVVYADGSVATPALTGTILEGGTRWAIIQLLRENGHQVMETTISLPQLIEQIESGEVTEMFACGTAAVVAPFALLRGDDFEVALPEMKLSRSVYQQLTDIQFGLAADEHGWMYRIA